The following coding sequences are from one Corticium candelabrum chromosome 20, ooCorCand1.1, whole genome shotgun sequence window:
- the LOC134195860 gene encoding uncharacterized protein LOC134195860 isoform X1: MGSVMGLFSGKNKSAETDGDMEVSKFQYPRLLVDGRLDVPTIQHFLILETEGTLFYDEDGDVAHEFYEEIRVDGGRRSTMRRITRNLTPQLARRDRETCPIYAPMSKLRTGTCKTRIAQRQLTH, from the exons ATGGGTAGTGTAATGGGACTATTTTCCGGCAAGAATAAGTCTGCTGAGACCGATGGAGATATGGAAGTAAGTAAGTTTCAATACCCCAGACTTCTAGTCGATGGGAGGCTCGATGTGCCGACAATACAACATTTTCTAATTCTCGAAACAGAAGG GACTCTTTTTTACGATGAAGACGGCGATGTGGCACATGAATTCTACGAAGAAATTAGGGTAGACGGAGGACGGCGAAGTACAATGAGAAGAATAACTCGTAACCTCACACCACAG cttgcacgaagagacagggaaacatgtccgatatacgcaccaatgtctaagcttcgTACCGGTACCTGTaagactagaatcgcacaacgtcagctaactcactag